The region CAGGTGGTACAGCTTTTGGGTGGAAGTAATTACACCCAAAATGGTGACTTTCAACTTCTAGTAAAATTGATACAACTGTACAAATGAATTTCAAAAGCATACAAATATGTGTTGTAAATCATGGTACCAAATGACTTCTTATTTAAGTGACTAAAAGACGATTTTTGGCTATTTCGTCCCATTTCACTCGTGggtatcactacaagaaaaattcAATTTAGCTACGGAAAAATTCCATAGCAAAAAGTTGAAATTCCGTAGCTAAAATTGAATAACTACGGAATTTGCTACGAAAATTTTCACTTAGATTCCGTTGTTTTTTTCCTCGTAGCAAAATGTTTAGCTACAAAATTGTAGTTCCGTAGCGGTTTTGCTAAGACAATTTCTACGGTATCTATTTCGTTGCAAATTGAGTTCCGTAGCAAATTCTGTAACAATGTTTTTGTAGTAAATTCCGTAACAAATTTTCCGTAACCAATTCTGTAGCAATGTTTCCGTAGCAAATTCCATAGCAATATTTCTGTAACCAATTCCGTAGCAATGTTTCCGTAGCTAATTCCATAGCAATTTTTCCGTAACTAATTCTGTAGCAATTTAATCATTGCCAATTCCGTAGCAGTTTTTCCATATCATTATTCAGTAAATTTGGTTATTCAATTCGACTATTTATATCAATCtataaaaatacaaataatatAATACTGAAagtaacaaagtatttttatagAAACCAAAAGAAATATGCAATAGATAAAAGAAAtacatatttcaaaaaaaaagtacACATTTACACTCTGAACATCTTTTTCTTTCTGTGGATGATTTAtaatttcctttttctttttcacTTTTTATTTTACTTGACCACCATCTTCACCTTCACTATGTGTTTGACCTTTCAACAGCTTTCTTCTTTCAACTTTTGAAACATACGCTTTTTCACTCACTGTTCCTTCTCTTCTTcattattatttttagatttcATTTCTAAAGCATCAAGCCCGTATTTTTTCACTGATGTGGCACCATATTTAAGCTCAAGAGCTTTCTCAAGAAGATCTAAAAGTTCAGGAGACACAGTTGGAATAGAAACTTCTTGGGAATTGGTATTATTGATGCCAGAGGTGGTAATTTCACAAAGCGAACCGACTTCCGAGGTTAAATCCATTATTTTTTGGTTATTTGTTGATAAATTGGAAACATTTACGTGATATTCTGAATCGGGTGATTCGTTCTCAGAACCGGAATCGAATAATTCTTTGAAAGGCTCATTATCTTCGGAATCATTGATTCCGCCCTCTTCATCCCTTACTCTTCTTTCATTCATATGAGACCCCAGTGACGTTTCATCCAACCAAAATACAATGCCAAATCCCGGAAGATATTCACCACTAGCAGTTGTATTGCTGACCTGATGATGGTATACCAACTAGTAAAAATCTTTGAGTTTTATGCTTGACTATGGTAAACCTACATCataattcccaaaataccctcttaACAACATGCAAAATACCAAATTTAATAGTTTGTTGGTTGTTACTTACTCTGAAATATCCTGCTTGATTTAGTGTCAGAGGAGGTACAGGGTTATCAGGTTTGTGATTTTTAATCACAGTACTAGATGCTCCATGTAGTTCTGCATGGACATACCTATTTTTTTATCATCAAAAAGtttaaaatcaacataaaaattTATCAACAAATAGCATAGAAACAATATATACTCAcaaatctccttttgacatgtaaCGTTtgactatcatttcattttgttGAGCATCACATCCACTAATAAGCAAATAATTCTCATTTCTTATAAAccaattgaacttttcaaaccagTGCACTTTTCTTATCTATGAAATTGTTGCAACAAATATTTCCTGATGATTTCACCATAACCATAGTTAGTACAAAAAAATAGACTTACAGATTATTATAAATTACATGATGGTAATTTACCTGAGAAAGTTGTTGATGTTTCTTATTTTCAGTAGCCTTAAAGGCTTTTGCATGAGATGTAAGTGTCTTTTCTTGTTTCTTTTTTTGCTCATACCACATTCAAGCATTTGCATGTGCAAAAAGTGCTATATCGATTTCCACCTATTTTTTTTACTGAAATGTGCATAAAAATGCCATCATATGCTTTTGACATCTTTAGAAGTCTTGAAACTGATAATGGATTCAGTTATCAATTGTTACAACaccaatctatatatatatatatatatatatatatatatatatatatatatatatatatatatatatatatatatatatatccagtgCAATTAATCCATTATACAGTTTACGGTAGTAAGAGATTCTTCATTAAAGCAAAATAATTCAGGCTCGAAAGGCTACTAAATAAGTAAATATTAATCTATCTAAATAATCTCATCATTCATAGACCGAAGAAGTGTTCAGTGATGATTAATGAAATCACAGGATAATAACATCGCTAAATTCATCGAACTTCTTAGATTTTTTCTCAAAACTTGAAATGAAATCCAATTTATATAAGATAAGAGAATAATACAGAAAAGGAATAGATCTTTGAATACCAATGCCTGGATCGGTATCAGTGATGATCTTATTAGAGTCCCCACCATTGCCATTCAACATCAGTGGTGCAGAATCCATGGTGCAGAATCCAAGAGAAATTAACCGGAAGAACGGGTGCAAAAAGAGTCGAACGGATGATTTAGGTTTGGGAATCTGTAGAGCGATTACTCTCCCAATTCCTTACAAGatttattaaacatattatacTATAACATCGCCGAAGAAATTACATATTATAGCTTTATAACGACAACTTAATATGCAA is a window of Lactuca sativa cultivar Salinas chromosome 1, Lsat_Salinas_v11, whole genome shotgun sequence DNA encoding:
- the LOC122195852 gene encoding uncharacterized protein LOC122195852, yielding MIVKRYMSKGDLYVHAELHGASSTVIKNHKPDNPVPPLTLNQAGYFRVSNTTASGEYLPGFGIVFWLDETSLGSHMNERRVRDEEGGINDSEDNEPFKELFDSGSENESPDSEYHVNVSNLSTNNQKIMDLTSEVGSLCEITTSGINNTNSQEVSIPTVSPELLDLLEKALELKYGATSVKKYGLDALEMKSKNNNEEEKEQ